A region from the Alphaproteobacteria bacterium genome encodes:
- the secD gene encoding protein translocase subunit SecD: MFKKLAIVFIAVFCVLLAVPTMAPNLAPYFPKWIEPVPLGLDLKGGAQLLLEVDTNTMFQEKAQQLYDETRSALIDRNKGVIRFSNLRNHDNVVSFVVRNADEVGDAKGRLKSAFGNTVDIESDGKTVTLSYSEKQRAEMQQDALARSIEIVRRRIDALGTKEPSIQSQGGKYILVQLPGVDNPERIKELIGQTAKMSFHLVNESVSMEQIQSGRAPAGTEFLPYIDSPESVVPVYSRVEVSGESLKDSQADFDQNNMPVVSTVFDASGARRFAKLTTEHVNERFAIVLDGKVLSAPVIREPIPGGRGQISGGFSLQGAKDLAVLLRSGALPAPLQVIEERTVGAGLGADTIAGGKIGAIAGVIFIFIFLLMVYRGFGVIAMISLMVNLGMIVGLTALFGATLTLPGIAGIVLTLGMAVDANVLPFERIRDEVRAGTPTLRAANLGFDKAMKAVLDGNLTTLICGLVLFQFGAGPIRGFAVTLSIGILTTLFTCVWLTKVLVDWYMNGKNKKIGFVGGKK; this comes from the coding sequence ATGTTTAAAAAGTTGGCGATTGTTTTTATTGCAGTCTTTTGTGTGTTGTTGGCTGTGCCAACAATGGCGCCGAATTTAGCGCCTTATTTTCCAAAGTGGATTGAGCCTGTGCCGTTGGGACTGGACCTGAAGGGTGGGGCGCAATTGTTGTTAGAGGTGGACACAAACACCATGTTCCAGGAAAAAGCGCAACAATTGTATGATGAAACGCGTTCGGCCCTGATTGACAGAAACAAGGGGGTTATTCGTTTTTCTAATTTGCGCAATCATGACAATGTTGTGTCGTTTGTTGTTCGTAACGCGGACGAGGTTGGCGACGCCAAGGGACGCTTGAAAAGCGCATTTGGTAATACGGTTGATATAGAATCAGATGGGAAGACGGTAACGTTATCTTATTCAGAAAAGCAGCGCGCGGAAATGCAACAGGATGCGTTGGCACGCAGTATTGAAATCGTGCGCCGTCGTATTGATGCGCTGGGGACAAAAGAGCCATCAATCCAAAGCCAGGGGGGAAAGTATATCTTGGTTCAGTTGCCGGGTGTTGATAATCCAGAACGTATAAAAGAATTAATTGGTCAGACCGCAAAGATGTCGTTCCATTTGGTGAACGAGTCTGTGTCAATGGAACAGATTCAATCAGGTCGTGCGCCAGCCGGGACAGAATTTTTGCCGTATATAGATTCACCGGAATCTGTTGTGCCGGTATATTCGCGTGTCGAAGTGTCAGGTGAATCATTGAAAGATTCCCAGGCGGATTTTGATCAAAATAATATGCCGGTTGTATCAACTGTGTTTGATGCGTCGGGGGCGCGCAGATTTGCAAAACTAACAACGGAACATGTCAATGAACGATTTGCAATTGTTTTAGACGGCAAGGTTTTGTCTGCGCCGGTTATTCGTGAACCAATCCCGGGTGGTCGCGGTCAGATTTCGGGTGGGTTCTCGTTACAGGGGGCCAAGGATTTGGCGGTTCTGTTGCGTTCGGGGGCTTTGCCGGCGCCGTTGCAGGTCATCGAAGAACGCACAGTTGGTGCCGGGTTGGGCGCAGATACAATTGCAGGTGGTAAAATTGGTGCGATTGCAGGTGTAATTTTCATCTTTATATTCTTGCTGATGGTGTATCGCGGTTTTGGTGTTATTGCGATGATTTCACTGATGGTAAATTTAGGGATGATTGTTGGGTTGACTGCGTTGTTTGGGGCAACACTGACATTGCCGGGTATCGCAGGTATCGTGTTGACGTTGGGTATGGCGGTTGACGCAAATGTGTTGCCGTTTGAACGTATTCGCGATGAAGTTCGTGCGGGAACACCGACGTTGCGGGCAGCAAACCTGGGGTTTGACAAGGCGATGAAGGCGGTGTTGGATGGAAATCTGACTACGCTGATTTGTGGGTTGGTATTGTTCCAGTTTGGGGCAGGGCCAATTCGTGGGTTTGCGGTGACACTGTCGATTGGTATTTTGACAACCTTGTTCACTTGTGTGTGGTTGACCAAAGTATTAGTAGATTGGTATATGAACGGCAAAAATAAAAAAATTGGTTTTGTCGGTGGTAAAAAATAA
- a CDS encoding FAD-binding protein, producing the protein MYDVIILGSGPAGLTAALYTARANKKTIVLGGDRLGGQMAGIATLENYPGWAGSGFELAEFMKKQCETFGAVVEFVSAKNITGDAESGYKVICDNGAEYVGKTIIIATGASPRKLEIEGAREFMGRGVSYCATCDGFFYSGKTVVVMGGGNSALNDALYLADLAKTVKIVYRKSAFTRAEAVLRERVEARDNIECLFNTDLAKIAAKPDSADGELIITTTDGAEIVADGLFVAIGHEANTDYLTEEVKRDALGRLAPDALPVGMYVAGDVHSNLKMQIATAVGTGCSAGMDAILYLNKN; encoded by the coding sequence ATGTATGATGTTATTATTTTAGGTTCAGGGCCGGCGGGTTTGACGGCGGCGTTGTATACCGCACGTGCAAATAAAAAGACCATTGTTTTGGGTGGCGACAGACTGGGCGGCCAGATGGCGGGTATTGCAACATTGGAAAATTATCCAGGTTGGGCCGGTTCTGGGTTTGAATTGGCGGAATTTATGAAAAAACAGTGCGAAACATTTGGGGCGGTGGTTGAATTTGTTTCGGCCAAGAATATCACAGGCGATGCGGAATCAGGATACAAAGTTATATGTGATAATGGCGCGGAATATGTTGGTAAAACCATTATTATTGCCACAGGGGCAAGCCCGCGTAAGTTGGAAATCGAAGGCGCGCGTGAATTTATGGGGCGCGGTGTGTCATATTGCGCGACGTGTGATGGTTTCTTTTACAGTGGTAAAACCGTTGTTGTTATGGGGGGCGGTAATAGTGCGCTGAACGATGCGCTGTATTTGGCAGATTTGGCCAAGACGGTTAAGATTGTGTATCGTAAATCTGCGTTCACCCGGGCCGAGGCAGTTCTGCGCGAACGGGTTGAGGCACGCGATAACATAGAATGCCTGTTTAATACAGATTTGGCAAAAATTGCGGCAAAGCCAGATTCGGCCGATGGTGAATTAATTATCACGACAACCGACGGTGCGGAAATTGTTGCCGATGGTTTGTTTGTCGCCATTGGACACGAAGCGAACACAGACTATCTGACCGAAGAGGTCAAGCGCGATGCGTTGGGACGCCTGGCCCCGGATGCGTTGCCGGTGGGTATGTATGTCGCAGGGGATGTTCACAGCAATTTGAAAATGCAGATTGCGACGGCTGTGGGGACGGGGTGTAGTGCGGGGATGGACGCCATATTGTACCTGAACAAAAATTAA
- the serS gene encoding serine--tRNA ligase produces the protein MLDIKFIRENPETVKNACRVKGMTDYTDEILALDARVRELKTVTQAKTAEKNKITREIPTATDRAPLIARSREIANEIAADMAELADKESQLNDLLHRVPQIPSNDAPIGRDDTENVEIRRVGTPREFDFTPRPQWELLEMNGWWKPEKIASICGTRTYALFGEAAELELAIQTYVLQKLMARGFTFVNCPSITKPQTIFNAGHFMGSDLSVMNNDVFMLTDTDRCLAGTAEIILNSLHSDEVLNEKDLPIKYAGYSPCFRKEAGAAGRDTRGIVRIHQFNKVEQYIYCTPEQSDEMHEHLLNNLCEVMDDLELPYRVIAACTGDMGFNKVKMHDVEAWFPSENTYRELGSCSSIGTFQARRTNTRYRASDGTLQFCATLNNTGIALPRAIVPVIENHQNPDGSVNIPKKLQPLMGGRTKIGGKH, from the coding sequence ATGTTGGATATAAAATTTATTCGTGAAAACCCAGAAACCGTTAAAAACGCCTGCCGGGTCAAAGGTATGACAGATTACACAGACGAAATCCTGGCGTTGGACGCACGCGTTCGTGAACTGAAAACAGTCACCCAGGCAAAAACCGCCGAAAAAAATAAAATCACACGCGAAATTCCAACCGCAACCGACCGCGCACCGTTAATCGCGCGTTCGCGCGAAATCGCGAACGAAATCGCGGCTGATATGGCGGAACTTGCGGACAAAGAATCCCAGTTAAACGATTTATTACACCGCGTTCCACAAATCCCTTCAAACGACGCACCAATTGGTCGCGACGACACAGAAAACGTGGAAATCAGACGCGTTGGCACACCACGCGAATTTGACTTTACCCCACGTCCACAATGGGAACTGTTGGAAATGAACGGTTGGTGGAAACCTGAAAAAATCGCATCAATCTGTGGCACCCGCACCTATGCCCTGTTTGGCGAAGCAGCGGAACTGGAACTGGCAATTCAAACATATGTTCTACAAAAACTGATGGCACGCGGATTCACATTCGTAAACTGTCCATCAATTACAAAACCCCAGACCATATTTAACGCCGGCCACTTTATGGGTTCGGACCTGTCCGTCATGAATAACGATGTATTTATGTTAACCGACACCGATCGTTGCCTGGCGGGAACGGCTGAAATCATCTTAAATTCGCTGCACAGTGACGAAGTTTTAAACGAAAAAGATTTGCCAATTAAATACGCGGGCTATTCCCCCTGTTTCCGCAAAGAAGCCGGCGCCGCCGGTCGTGACACCCGCGGAATCGTGCGCATACACCAGTTTAACAAGGTTGAACAGTATATTTACTGCACCCCCGAACAATCGGACGAAATGCACGAACATTTGTTAAACAACCTGTGCGAAGTAATGGATGATTTGGAATTACCATACCGCGTAATTGCGGCATGTACCGGCGACATGGGATTTAACAAGGTTAAAATGCACGACGTCGAAGCCTGGTTCCCCAGTGAAAACACATACCGTGAACTGGGTTCATGTTCTTCGATTGGCACATTCCAGGCGCGCCGCACCAACACACGTTACCGCGCATCGGACGGCACACTGCAATTCTGCGCAACATTAAATAACACAGGTATCGCCCTGCCACGCGCAATTGTACCAGTAATTGAAAACCACCAAAACCCAGACGGTTCAGTGAACATCCCAAAAAAACTGCAACCATTAATGGGCGGTCGCACAAAAATCGGTGGCAAACACTAA
- the yajC gene encoding preprotein translocase subunit YajC encodes MEQTIDVVDSAVQTVPATPQNGFWGMVLYCVVVFGIIYLFMVRPNKKRMAEYQKMLDSLQVGNRVMAAGIYGVIKKINEKTIEVEVAKGVVIEVNKNAVASVEQ; translated from the coding sequence ATGGAACAGACAATCGATGTTGTTGATAGTGCTGTGCAGACAGTGCCGGCCACCCCACAAAATGGTTTCTGGGGAATGGTGTTGTATTGCGTTGTGGTGTTTGGAATTATATATCTGTTTATGGTGCGTCCGAATAAAAAACGTATGGCTGAATACCAGAAAATGCTGGATTCGTTACAGGTTGGTAATCGTGTAATGGCCGCTGGTATCTATGGTGTAATCAAAAAAATTAATGAAAAAACAATAGAAGTAGAAGTTGCCAAGGGCGTTGTTATCGAAGTGAATAAAAACGCCGTTGCGTCCGTTGAACAATAA
- the greA gene encoding transcription elongation factor GreA has translation MEKKPISRAGFDALIKELKDLQENQRPEILKTVQWARSLGDLSENADYSAAKEKQRQIDARIRFIENVIENAAVIDVDSLTGNRVVFGARVIAEDEDGNKMQCRILSDIESDGRTVISCTSPVGRAMIGRCVGDTCIVKLPGGEKEYEILSVTFKE, from the coding sequence ATGGAAAAAAAGCCTATTTCGCGCGCGGGATTTGATGCGCTGATTAAAGAATTAAAAGATTTACAGGAAAACCAAAGACCCGAGATTTTAAAAACTGTACAGTGGGCACGTTCGCTGGGGGATTTGTCTGAAAACGCTGATTACAGTGCAGCCAAAGAGAAGCAACGTCAAATTGATGCGCGTATTCGCTTTATTGAAAATGTTATTGAAAATGCTGCGGTGATTGATGTTGATTCTTTGACTGGAAATCGTGTTGTGTTTGGTGCGCGTGTTATTGCCGAAGACGAAGATGGTAATAAAATGCAATGCCGGATATTGTCGGATATTGAATCAGATGGACGTACGGTGATTTCATGTACGTCGCCGGTTGGACGTGCAATGATTGGGCGGTGTGTTGGGGATACATGTATCGTCAAGTTGCCGGGTGGTGAAAAAGAATACGAAATTTTATCCGTTACATTCAAGGAATAG
- a CDS encoding J domain-containing protein, producing MIKKCDKPGCTKAGTCRAPKSRDLRDYWFFCQEHAAEYNKNWNYYADMTPDEIEADWERQTFGAALRDKETARADASDYAKFINDFITGRSKFDKMPARSKLPTNVVSALRVFDLGISATWREVGTKYRALAKKYHPDTATDKQNAANEFARISTAYEILKKHFGKK from the coding sequence ATGATAAAAAAATGCGATAAACCAGGTTGCACCAAGGCCGGCACATGCCGCGCCCCAAAATCACGTGATTTACGTGACTATTGGTTTTTCTGCCAAGAACACGCGGCAGAATATAATAAAAACTGGAATTATTACGCAGACATGACCCCTGATGAAATCGAAGCGGACTGGGAACGACAAACTTTTGGCGCCGCCCTGCGCGACAAAGAAACCGCACGCGCCGACGCATCCGACTATGCCAAATTCATCAACGATTTTATAACCGGGCGCAGCAAATTCGACAAAATGCCCGCACGCAGTAAATTACCAACAAATGTTGTATCGGCCCTTCGTGTATTCGACCTGGGGATATCGGCCACCTGGCGCGAAGTTGGCACAAAATACCGCGCCCTGGCAAAAAAATACCACCCAGACACCGCCACGGACAAGCAAAACGCCGCAAATGAATTTGCGCGCATTTCCACCGCATATGAAATATTAAAAAAACATTTCGGAAAAAAATAA
- the mutL gene encoding DNA mismatch repair endonuclease MutL, whose amino-acid sequence MAVRVLPDFLINQIAAGEVVERPASVVKELVENALDAGADQIMIDVTDGGRTLISIVDNGSGMSRDDLSRAITRHATSKLPTDDLLNINYMGFRGEALPSIASVSDMVIDTCNDADSNGWQIDANTGVVKPSDWESGTRIRVQNLFAKTPARLKFLRGDRAEMMSVLDVVKRLAMSRADVGFVLNNRWRFQKDEDLLSRVASVMGDDVRGRMLDIDAVSGSNAEMKLTGFISEPTLRRASSVDQYLFVNGRPVKDKVLVGALRAAYMDVMHAREFPLCALYLTVPTNAVDVNVSPAKTEVHFLEPNHVRAFIIKTLRDRLAQTMVQAKPMQSSEFRAQSADKVVEPVRFDFGIRREVFQVRDNVVLPVATQQSSECRVQSADNVPYIDNTVINDLPLGRVVGQVGNKYIIAQKDDNMVIVDQHAAHERITYEKLRGHKIKTQPLLTPIVVNLRDVDVMAIMSIADELKASGLHVGEFGADAIAIFEKPADWDLNWGDVLHNIADEVRTNGHSSQLNEKLHLKLANYACHHSVRAGQKLDMIQMDALLRDIERTERAGQCNHGRPVYKFIPMTEIDTWFERL is encoded by the coding sequence ATGGCTGTACGCGTATTGCCGGATTTTCTGATTAATCAAATTGCCGCAGGTGAAGTGGTCGAACGCCCCGCCAGTGTGGTGAAAGAACTGGTGGAAAATGCACTGGATGCGGGGGCAGACCAGATTATGATTGACGTCACTGACGGTGGACGGACATTAATCAGTATTGTCGATAATGGCTCGGGGATGAGTCGCGATGATTTGTCCCGTGCGATTACGCGCCATGCAACATCAAAATTGCCAACGGATGATTTGCTGAATATAAACTATATGGGTTTCCGTGGTGAAGCGTTGCCGTCAATTGCGTCTGTGTCGGATATGGTGATTGATACGTGTAATGACGCAGATTCAAATGGTTGGCAGATTGATGCAAATACGGGCGTGGTTAAGCCGTCTGACTGGGAAAGTGGAACGCGTATTCGGGTTCAGAATTTGTTTGCAAAAACGCCTGCGCGATTAAAGTTTTTACGTGGCGACCGTGCCGAAATGATGTCTGTGCTGGATGTGGTTAAACGTTTGGCGATGTCGCGGGCGGACGTTGGGTTTGTGTTGAATAACAGATGGCGTTTTCAAAAAGATGAAGATTTGTTAAGTCGCGTTGCGTCGGTCATGGGTGATGATGTTCGGGGGCGGATGCTGGATATTGATGCGGTATCAGGCAGTAATGCAGAAATGAAATTAACTGGTTTTATATCCGAGCCAACATTGCGACGCGCATCAAGTGTAGACCAGTATTTATTTGTTAATGGGCGGCCAGTCAAAGACAAGGTGTTGGTTGGTGCGTTGCGGGCGGCGTATATGGATGTTATGCATGCGCGGGAATTTCCGCTGTGTGCGCTGTATTTAACTGTGCCGACAAATGCGGTGGATGTGAACGTGTCACCGGCCAAGACCGAAGTTCACTTTTTAGAACCAAATCATGTTCGGGCATTTATTATCAAGACTTTGCGTGACAGATTGGCGCAAACAATGGTGCAGGCAAAGCCAATGCAGAGTTCAGAGTTCAGAGCGCAGAGTGCAGATAAAGTTGTTGAGCCAGTAAGATTTGACTTTGGAATTCGGCGGGAAGTTTTCCAGGTAAGGGATAATGTTGTATTGCCGGTGGCAACACAACAGAGTTCAGAGTGCAGAGTTCAGAGTGCAGATAATGTGCCATATATAGACAATACTGTTATAAATGATTTGCCGTTGGGGCGTGTTGTTGGCCAGGTCGGCAATAAATATATTATTGCCCAGAAAGATGATAATATGGTTATAGTGGACCAGCATGCCGCCCATGAACGCATTACTTATGAAAAATTGCGTGGGCATAAAATTAAGACCCAGCCGTTGTTAACGCCAATTGTTGTTAATCTGCGTGACGTGGATGTTATGGCGATTATGTCAATTGCAGATGAATTAAAGGCGTCTGGGTTGCATGTTGGTGAATTTGGGGCGGATGCAATCGCAATATTTGAAAAGCCAGCGGATTGGGATTTAAACTGGGGTGATGTGTTGCATAATATCGCAGACGAGGTGCGCACAAATGGACATTCGTCACAATTAAATGAAAAATTGCATTTAAAGTTGGCAAATTATGCGTGCCATCATTCTGTGCGGGCAGGACAGAAACTGGACATGATTCAAATGGATGCTTTGTTGCGTGATATTGAACGAACAGAACGGGCGGGGCAATGCAATCATGGGCGACCGGTGTACAAGTTTATTCCGATGACGGAAATTGATACCTGGTTCGAACGGTTATAA
- a CDS encoding LptF/LptG family permease: MYTIHNMFRTNILTRFLLRRFFSGVGLVMLVVCGIIFAVTFVERLPSNPTAFDALYESWIRLLEYVPMFLPLAVFMGTLLTSYNLTKSTENIIISSAGLSPYQSTKPFLVGAFLIGVFATTVVNPYSVNISTNNITHDQLQLIDNTIWLREESDKGFITMNARDMHKAGGVLIFENATVYTQTPQFKLINRIQANTITLSDTGLSAHNAIIWNTDGTTERGDWATQTLLTPQTVLDRYLQPDQISFWQLPDFIKRMESIGVPVRGHRVQLWTLLFLPLTMIAMATLGVAFSQTKQRRNYSFGIKFSLGIITCFGVYFLTNMFNALGATGALPPILSIIAPPLIIIAGAGIFINSFDTI, from the coding sequence ATGTATACTATACATAATATGTTCAGGACAAATATCTTAACCCGCTTTTTATTACGCCGATTTTTTTCCGGCGTTGGTCTTGTTATGCTGGTCGTATGCGGCATTATATTTGCGGTAACATTTGTTGAACGCCTGCCGTCGAATCCAACGGCGTTTGATGCACTATATGAATCCTGGATTCGTTTATTAGAATATGTACCCATGTTTTTACCATTGGCGGTATTTATGGGCACATTGCTAACATCATACAACCTGACAAAATCGACTGAAAATATTATTATATCCAGTGCGGGCCTGTCCCCATATCAGTCGACAAAACCATTTCTGGTTGGGGCTTTTTTGATTGGCGTATTTGCAACAACTGTTGTTAATCCATATTCTGTTAATATCAGTACAAACAACATCACCCATGACCAATTACAGTTAATTGACAATACCATATGGCTGCGCGAAGAATCTGACAAAGGTTTCATCACAATGAACGCCCGCGACATGCACAAGGCGGGCGGCGTCCTTATTTTTGAAAACGCAACTGTCTATACCCAAACACCCCAATTCAAACTGATTAATCGGATTCAGGCAAACACCATTACCCTGTCTGATACGGGACTGTCCGCCCACAACGCAATCATTTGGAACACAGACGGCACAACCGAACGCGGCGATTGGGCAACACAAACACTGCTGACCCCCCAAACAGTTTTAGATCGATATCTGCAACCAGATCAGATTTCATTTTGGCAACTGCCTGACTTTATCAAACGCATGGAATCAATTGGTGTCCCGGTACGTGGCCACCGTGTACAATTGTGGACATTGTTATTTTTACCATTAACAATGATTGCCATGGCAACACTGGGCGTCGCCTTTTCCCAGACCAAGCAACGTCGCAATTACAGTTTTGGCATTAAATTCAGTCTGGGGATTATCACATGCTTTGGTGTTTATTTTCTGACGAACATGTTTAATGCTTTGGGTGCAACGGGCGCATTGCCCCCCATATTATCCATCATTGCCCCACCACTGATTATCATCGCAGGTGCTGGCATATTCATCAACAGTTTTGACACAATATAA
- a CDS encoding twin-arginine translocase TatA/TatE family subunit, producing MFGRFGWAEILVIVVLVVILFGSNKIPGMMKNLADGLNIFKKEIKKTAPKQEAKPQKKSVAKKAPVKKHRKRNK from the coding sequence ATGTTTGGACGTTTTGGATGGGCTGAGATTCTGGTTATTGTTGTTTTGGTGGTTATTTTGTTCGGGTCGAATAAAATTCCAGGCATGATGAAAAATTTGGCGGATGGTTTGAATATTTTTAAAAAGGAAATAAAAAAGACTGCGCCAAAGCAAGAAGCGAAGCCACAGAAAAAATCTGTTGCAAAAAAAGCGCCTGTGAAAAAACACAGAAAAAGAAATAAATAA
- a CDS encoding site-specific tyrosine recombinase XerD produces MNYIDIFLEALSAERGRSTKTLAGYESDLRLANDAIVGGLMSADADAVQKYLSSLPDKPSSIARKASALRGFYKFLMMEKIISHNPTANLELPKRNRTLPKFLSIDEIELLISSAGDIKTSIRLRAMIELLYASGLRVSELCELPMTGVLGDKLLIHGKGAKERLVPMHDAAIHALNKWLDARGENDSKYVFPSNGKFGHITRDGFFKILKKCAVLAGIDPSRVSPHVLRHSFASHLLAGGANLRAIQTMLGHEDISTTQIYTHIMPEKLCETIVAHHPLAKK; encoded by the coding sequence ATGAACTATATTGATATATTCTTAGAAGCACTGTCGGCCGAACGCGGTCGCAGCACAAAAACCCTGGCGGGATACGAATCTGACCTGCGTCTGGCAAATGACGCTATTGTGGGTGGTTTAATGTCGGCGGACGCAGACGCGGTACAAAAATACCTGTCGTCATTACCTGACAAACCATCATCCATCGCGCGCAAGGCATCAGCCCTGCGTGGATTTTATAAATTTTTAATGATGGAAAAAATTATTTCCCACAACCCAACCGCAAATCTTGAATTGCCCAAACGCAATCGTACCCTGCCCAAGTTTTTATCAATTGATGAAATTGAATTGCTTATTTCCAGTGCCGGCGATATCAAGACATCCATACGCCTGCGCGCAATGATTGAATTATTGTATGCATCAGGCCTGCGCGTATCCGAATTGTGCGAATTACCAATGACGGGTGTTTTGGGCGACAAACTGTTAATTCATGGCAAAGGTGCCAAAGAACGCTTGGTCCCTATGCACGACGCGGCGATTCATGCACTAAACAAATGGCTGGACGCACGTGGCGAAAACGATTCTAAATATGTATTTCCGTCCAACGGTAAATTCGGCCACATTACCCGCGATGGATTTTTCAAGATTCTAAAAAAGTGCGCTGTTCTGGCTGGCATCGACCCATCCCGGGTCAGTCCACACGTCCTGCGTCATTCATTTGCATCGCACCTGTTGGCGGGTGGCGCAAACCTGCGCGCGATACAAACAATGCTGGGCCACGAAGATATTTCCACCACCCAGATTTACACACACATCATGCCGGAAAAATTATGCGAAACAATTGTGGCGCACCACCCCCTGGCAAAAAAATAA
- a CDS encoding SPOR domain-containing protein — protein MNDDNSLDLLDLDDNGAMDTLPDATPFAVPRPKKPWLLLSVGLVVIVLATYVIIRAIGDESSSSIEVDLDAPVVVDAGQGADMNVMPPVQPVQAQPQPVQVQPQPVAQPQPKPQPVVQPQPVAATAGVPVRVVEERKEVKFNPTAESKPVAQPKPAAKPAAKPVAKAAAKPAAKPVAKTVAKPVAGAWYVQFGSYSTRALAESAQRQIQNAHKSLFDGQQFVILAAQLKDGKTTYRLRVAFKTAADANGFCRNAKSDGLDCYVAK, from the coding sequence ATGAATGATGATAATAGCTTGGATTTGTTAGATCTGGACGATAATGGTGCAATGGATACATTGCCAGATGCAACGCCATTTGCGGTGCCACGTCCAAAAAAACCATGGTTGCTGTTAAGTGTTGGCTTGGTTGTTATCGTGCTGGCAACTTATGTTATCATTCGTGCGATTGGTGATGAATCTTCGTCTTCGATAGAAGTGGATTTGGACGCGCCGGTTGTTGTAGATGCGGGACAGGGCGCAGATATGAATGTTATGCCACCAGTACAGCCTGTTCAGGCGCAACCACAGCCGGTTCAGGTTCAACCACAACCGGTTGCACAACCACAGCCAAAACCACAGCCGGTTGTACAGCCACAACCAGTGGCAGCAACGGCGGGCGTGCCGGTTCGCGTCGTAGAAGAACGCAAAGAAGTTAAGTTTAATCCGACTGCAGAATCAAAGCCTGTGGCACAACCAAAACCTGCGGCAAAGCCAGCAGCAAAGCCGGTTGCCAAGGCGGCAGCAAAACCTGCGGCAAAGCCTGTGGCAAAGACAGTTGCCAAACCTGTGGCGGGGGCGTGGTATGTTCAATTTGGCTCGTACAGCACGCGTGCATTGGCGGAAAGCGCCCAGCGTCAGATTCAGAACGCACACAAAAGTTTGTTTGATGGGCAGCAGTTTGTAATCTTGGCGGCACAGTTAAAAGATGGTAAAACAACATATCGTTTGCGTGTTGCGTTCAAGACGGCGGCGGATGCAAATGGGTTCTGTCGTAATGCCAAGTCTGATGGACTGGATTGCTATGTTGCGAAATAA